The proteins below are encoded in one region of Leucoraja erinacea ecotype New England chromosome 26, Leri_hhj_1, whole genome shotgun sequence:
- the LOC129709799 gene encoding nuclear receptor subfamily 0 group B member 2-like: protein MACVNVLLNKCQCVSGVRQNAILKTILSQQSDLKICSEFSHHSCPCATRRTVCLKTPQVTCQMVSDVLVKTVNFMKNLPSFHHLPKADQLLLLESCWIQLFLLGLAQERVSFDVIETPGHSMLKRILLKGQDLIKTGAEERRQPTLAGVQRVRIWLHKFWCLDLSQTGYAYLKGALLFNPDLPGLQAPDYIESLQREAQGALHKVLEPIPSKDNSRFARVLLTVSALKSISNDLITELFFRPVIGAADMTELLLEMLYTE from the exons AtggcttgtgttaatgttctgCTCAATAAATGCCAATGTGTTTCTGGAGTGAGACAGAACGCAATCTTAAAAACCATCTTGAGCCAGCAGAGCGATCTGAAGATTTGCTCTGAGTTCTCGCATCACAGCTGCCCCTGTGCAACTAGGCGGACAGTTTGCTTGAAAACTCCACAGGTTACCTGTCAGATGGTATCAGATGTGCTGGTAAAGACAGTAAACTTTATGAAGAACCTTCCTTCATTCCACCACCTTCCCAAGGCAGATCAATTATTGTTGCTGGAAAGCTGCTGGATACAGTTGTTTCTGTTGGGATTGGCCCAGGAGAGGGTGAGCTTCGATGTGATAGAGACCCCAGGCCACAGCATGCTGAAGAGAATCTTGCTGAAGGGGCAAGACCTGATCAAGACAGGGGCAGAGGAAAGGAGACAGCCAACACTCGCTGGTGTACAGAGAGTAAGAATTTGGCTGCACAAGTTCTGGTGCTTGGATCTGAGTCAAACAGGATATGCATATCTGAAAGGAGCACTCCTCTTCAATCCTG ACCTGCCTGGACTCCAAGCACCTGATTACATTGAAAGCCTTCAGCGGGAAGCTCAGGGGGCACTCCATAAGGTCCTGGAGCCCATTCCTTCCAAGGACAACAGTCGCTTTGCTCGTGTTTTACTCACTGTCTCTGCCCTAAAAAGCATCAGCAATGATCTCATaacagaactcttcttcaggccAGTGATCGGAGCAGCCGATATGACTGAGCTGCTGCTGGAGATGCTTTACACCGAGTGA